From Pelagibacterium flavum:
GACGATATCGTCGAGATTGCCTTTGCCGGACGCTCCAACGTCGGCAAATCCTCACTGATCAACGCCCTTGTCGGCCAATCGGCGCTGGCCCGGACGTCCAATACGCCGGGCCGGACTCAGGAACTCAATCTGTTCGCCCCCCAAGAGGGCGGCATCCGGCTCGTCGACATGCCGGGCTATGGCTTTGCCAAGGCCCCGAAGCCGGCAGTCGAAAAGTGGAACAAGCTGATCCACCAGTTCCTGCGCGGGCGGCCAAATCTGCGCCGCGTCTATGTGCTGGTCGATGCGCGCCACGGCCCCAAGCCCAATGATGCCACGGTGATGAACGAACTCGACAGGGCTGCCGTGTCCTATCAGGTGGTGCTGACCAAGGCCGACAAGCTCAGCGAAAAGGACCTTGGCGGCGTAGTGGACATGACGGCCAAATTCATCGCCAAGCGCCCCGCCGC
This genomic window contains:
- the yihA gene encoding ribosome biogenesis GTP-binding protein YihA/YsxC, whose protein sequence is MPETVRLLFARPWIFLKGCVRVSDLPADDIVEIAFAGRSNVGKSSLINALVGQSALARTSNTPGRTQELNLFAPQEGGIRLVDMPGYGFAKAPKPAVEKWNKLIHQFLRGRPNLRRVYVLVDARHGPKPNDATVMNELDRAAVSYQVVLTKADKLSEKDLGGVVDMTAKFIAKRPAAHPEIILTSSEKGLGIDVLRREVARLREGL